In Leptospira sp. WS58.C1, a single genomic region encodes these proteins:
- a CDS encoding 5-(carboxyamino)imidazole ribonucleotide synthase: protein MKKNLLPPARLGVMGSGQLGRMFAQEAIRMGYQVSVYSPERNSPASLVGANETVAPYEDEESLQVFLRSIDALTFEFENIPGGELNFISEYSRKSSLPVFPSPECIRIAQHRIREKTLFSKLGLPTVPFYPITNKAEAEKAAETSKFPAVLKTSSFGYDGKGQTKFRTKEEFRAWVGSLGQEPLDLILEEWYEFDKEGSVILARDQEGNTLCYSPSENIHKNHILDTTIHPGNFTDSIKRQMVESAKILAKGIGYVGVFGLEFFIKGDKIVLNEFAPRPHNSGHFSQNGANISQFQLQLRCLTGLPLPSELSSHPSSMKNILGQDYLPDSTLWAKYLADERYTLHLYGKSEPRQDRKMGHWNYVGERPEKAF from the coding sequence ATGAAAAAAAATCTACTTCCTCCCGCAAGGCTTGGAGTGATGGGATCGGGGCAGCTTGGAAGAATGTTCGCCCAAGAAGCGATCCGAATGGGTTATCAGGTATCCGTTTATTCTCCGGAGCGAAATAGTCCCGCCTCCTTAGTGGGAGCTAATGAGACTGTTGCACCATACGAAGACGAAGAATCACTTCAAGTATTTCTAAGGTCCATCGACGCACTTACATTCGAATTCGAGAATATACCCGGAGGAGAATTGAACTTCATCTCCGAATATTCCAGAAAATCCTCTCTCCCGGTCTTTCCAAGTCCGGAGTGTATCCGGATCGCACAACATAGGATCAGGGAAAAAACATTATTTTCTAAATTAGGACTTCCTACTGTACCTTTTTATCCGATCACAAATAAAGCGGAAGCTGAAAAAGCGGCAGAGACATCCAAGTTCCCCGCTGTCCTAAAAACTTCCTCTTTCGGATACGACGGAAAAGGACAGACAAAATTCAGAACCAAAGAAGAATTCAGGGCATGGGTCGGTTCATTGGGACAAGAACCGCTCGATCTGATCTTAGAAGAATGGTACGAGTTCGACAAAGAAGGTTCTGTCATTTTAGCAAGGGACCAAGAAGGAAATACACTATGTTATTCACCTTCCGAAAATATTCATAAAAATCATATCTTGGACACCACTATCCATCCTGGAAATTTTACGGACTCGATCAAAAGACAAATGGTCGAATCCGCCAAAATCCTTGCAAAAGGAATCGGATATGTAGGCGTATTCGGTCTGGAATTCTTTATCAAAGGTGATAAGATCGTCCTAAATGAATTTGCTCCAAGACCGCATAACTCAGGTCATTTCTCGCAAAACGGAGCGAATATCTCCCAGTTCCAACTCCAACTCAGATGTCTCACGGGACTTCCGCTTCCTTCAGAACTTTCTTCTCATCCATCTTCCATGAAAAATATATTAGGCCAGGACTATCTTCCCGATTCGACTCTTTGGGCGAAATATCTTGCGGACGAAAGATACACGTTACATCTTTACGGCAAGTCCGAGCCGAGACAAGATCGGAAAATGGGACATTGGAATTATGTGGGAGAAAGACCGGAAAAGGCGTTTTAA
- the purE gene encoding 5-(carboxyamino)imidazole ribonucleotide mutase → MKTKVAVIMGSSSDWETMKEAVSILKQFGIDSHTEIVSAHRSPELLFEFSKTARSKGFEIIIAGAGGAAHLPGMVASLTTLPVLGVPVQSKALSGLDSLLSIVQMPGGVPVGTLAIGTAGAKNAGLLAARILSLQDENLSEKLEQYRNDIKEEALSKNKDLI, encoded by the coding sequence GTGAAAACGAAAGTTGCCGTTATAATGGGAAGCAGTTCCGATTGGGAAACCATGAAAGAAGCGGTCTCCATCCTGAAACAGTTCGGGATAGATAGTCATACCGAGATCGTATCCGCACATCGTTCTCCAGAACTATTATTCGAATTTTCCAAAACCGCGAGATCCAAAGGATTCGAGATTATTATCGCGGGAGCCGGTGGTGCGGCCCATCTTCCAGGAATGGTGGCGTCTCTTACAACTCTGCCTGTATTAGGAGTGCCTGTTCAAAGTAAGGCACTATCGGGATTAGACAGTTTATTATCCATAGTGCAGATGCCGGGAGGAGTTCCGGTCGGAACGCTTGCGATCGGTACTGCGGGTGCGAAAAATGCAGGATTACTAGCTGCAAGAATACTATCCCTGCAAGACGAAAACTTATCCGAAAAATTGGAACAATACAGAAACGATATTAAAGAAGAAGCATTGTCCAAGAACAAAGACCTAATATGA